Genomic window (Brevibacterium paucivorans):
ACTCATAGAGTCCTCAAAACCTCTACGAAAAGAGCCCCCCGAGATGCGAATTCGCACCCTTGCCGCCGCTGTCACAGCGTGCGCGATCACTGGAAGCCCGGTAGTTGCACTGGCGCAACCGGCACCGGAAAACCTTGACCTGAGTTTCCTTGCAACAACCGACGTGCACGGACACATTTACGACTTCGACTACTTCACAGACCAGCCGTACCCTTCCGACGACTCACTTGGCCTGACCCACGTGAACTCAATCGTGAAAAAGGTACGCGCCGAACGTGGAGCCGACAAGGTTTTCGTCTTCGACAACGGTGACAGCATCCAGGGAAGCCCGCTCACCAGCTACTACGCCAACCAGGAAAACATCCTGAAGACCGGCAAAGAGCACCCCATGGCTACCGCAAACAACATGATCGGCTATGACGCTCAGGTTGTCGGTAACCACGAATTTAACTACGGGCTCGAATTCCTTGAGCGTTACCAGAGCCAGGTCGACTTCCCACTTGTGGGCGCAAACGTCATTGACGACGCGACCGGCGAACCGATGTTCGACCCGTACACCATCGTTGAACGTGAAATTGACGGGAAGACCGTCAAGGTGGGTGTCGTTGGTGTGACGCCGCCCGGCTCTGCCGTGTGGGACAAGCAGCACCTCGACGGCAAAGCACACTTCGATGACATCGTAACTTCTGCAAAGAAGTGGGCTCCCAAGGCAAAAGAAGCCGGCGCTGACGTCGTGGTTGCCCTCGCTCACTCCGGTAAGGACCCTGAAGGCTCCAGCTGGGACCCTAAAGCCAAGACCGACGACCTTTCCACCTCGGTCGCCCGCGAAGTCCCCGACATTGACATTGTGATCGCAGGGCACTCTCACCAGGATGAGCCTGAAGAGTACGTCAAGCAGGTAGACGGCACTCAGGCACTGGTGACGCAGCCTAAGTTCTGGGCTCGTTCCGTCTCCGAGGTGGGTCTGTCCCTGGTGCCGAACGAAAAGGGCGGCTTCGAGGTTGACTGGTCTGAAGGCAACAAGCCTAAGGTCACCCCGCACTACTCGGGTGACGCCCCTGAGGACAAAGAACTCAAGGACGCGCTGAAGGTTCCACACGAAAAGACCATCAAGCACGTGAACAAAGTGGTTGGTCAGGC
Coding sequences:
- a CDS encoding bifunctional metallophosphatase/5'-nucleotidase, with the translated sequence MRIRTLAAAVTACAITGSPVVALAQPAPENLDLSFLATTDVHGHIYDFDYFTDQPYPSDDSLGLTHVNSIVKKVRAERGADKVFVFDNGDSIQGSPLTSYYANQENILKTGKEHPMATANNMIGYDAQVVGNHEFNYGLEFLERYQSQVDFPLVGANVIDDATGEPMFDPYTIVEREIDGKTVKVGVVGVTPPGSAVWDKQHLDGKAHFDDIVTSAKKWAPKAKEAGADVVVALAHSGKDPEGSSWDPKAKTDDLSTSVAREVPDIDIVIAGHSHQDEPEEYVKQVDGTQALVTQPKFWARSVSEVGLSLVPNEKGGFEVDWSEGNKPKVTPHYSGDAPEDKELKDALKVPHEKTIKHVNKVVGQATETMSAKTSRYEDTAIVDFISYVQAETVRDALKDSEYKDLPVISQASPFSRTAEFKKGDVTIRDVAGLYVYDNTLSGVKINGKQLREYLEWSARYFKQVDEGAEFNPEEVTNAPDKERGRDIPDYSYDAVTGVKYDINISKPVGERIENLRLEDGSELKDSDEFVMAINNYRASGGSGYPVSDLPEVYNDQIAIREAIVDWTVKNKTIDPKDFFVESWWLTSSTRPVEDEPGEEKPGEDKPGEEKPGENKPSEDPTEGSPTDKPSEDAPSQKPDDDSNDSDGSDNEAGKDSSNPLPRTGAQIGVALGVGVALLAAGAVISVATRRKN